Within the Thermanaeromonas toyohensis ToBE genome, the region TAAGGCCGGTATCTTGGGTTTTTCTCTGCTGGCTGTCCTCGTGGCCTTTATTAACTCCAACGGTGGCCTTTGGCTTGCCCTGGCCGCCCGTTATGGTGATAGCAATGATCAGGGCGCTTATATTGCCAGTGCTCTAAACGACGGGCCCTTCTTCACTTTACTTTTCCTAGGCTTGAGCGGCCTCGGCTCCATCCCTTGGAAATATATTGTGGCTGCTATCATTCCTTTCCTTGTCGGTTTTATCTGGGGTAACCTCGACAAGAAGTTCGCAGAAATGATGAAGCCTACCGCTAGGATCACTATTCCCTTCTTCTCTTTCTCTTTGGGCGCTGGTATTGATCTGCGTTCTCTATTTGTTGGAGGTTTCACAGGGATTATTATTGGCGTGGCTGTAACTATTATTACCGGTACCCTGGGTTACCTGAGTTACCGGTATCTCTTACGTGAAAAATCAGCTATCGGCTTTGCTATCGGAACTACGGCCGGGAACTCCGTTGCCACCCCAGCTATTGTTGCTGATGCCGATCCGTCATTTAAGCCTTTCCTTGCCGTGGCCACGCCTCAGGTAGCCGCCTCTGTCCTGGTTACGGCTATTCTTGTTCCTATTTTTACCCATTATCTGGACCGGAGGTTGAGGGCCAGCTAAAGTAATCTCTCTCGAAAGGGCTTGTCTCCGTACTGACCTATCCATGTCCAAACTATAAGGTAAAAGCGTTAGGAAAAGAGTTGAAGGAGGACCATTATGTCACTTTTAGCTGTCATCGCTGATGATCTTACTGGTGCCGGAGATACCGGCATCCAGTTCGCTAACACTGGCTTTAAGACCAGGGTTTTTCTGCAGTGGACGGACGTGGAACCTACAAATGATGTGGAGGTTATCGTTCTCAATACCGATTCCCGGGCTGTTAATGAAACGGAGGCCTATACCCGGGTTCAAAAAGCAAGTCGTAGGTTAAAGGAGCTTGGGGTTACTGGAATCTATAAGAAGATCGATTCCACCTTGCGGGGTAACATCGGACAAGAGATCGATGCCCTCCTGAATGAGTTTGATTTCGACCTTGCCCTGATCAGTCCTTCCTTCCCAGCAAACGGCCGGACTGTTGTCGGCGGGTATCTCCTCGTAAACGGCGAACTTGTATCGCGTACCGCCTTAGCCCACGACCCGGTTTTCCCGGTTAGGGAAAGCTATATCCCTGCTCTACTGTCTAATCAAAGCCGTTATCAGGTTGGCCACCTTCCTCTTTCGCTCGTAAGTCAAGGTTCTGAAGCAATTGCCTCTTTCTTACGGGAAGCCAGAGAAAAAAAGATAAAGATCGTTGTTGCTGATGCCATAAGCGATCAAGATCTAACAAGCCTCGTAGTTGGAGCCAGTCTCTCAGGGGTAAATCTGTTTTATGTCGGTTCTGCAGGCCTGGCTCTCCCCGTTGCCCGCTCCTGGGCTACATCCTATCGCCAGCGCTCAAAACAGCTAATGCTTTTGGTTTGCGGTTCGGTTAATCCACGGTCACGGGAACAGATTGATGTGGTGGCCCAAAAGGCTGGCTGGAAGATTATAACAATTAACCCTATCAGCTATCTTAGGGATGAAAGTTCTTGGCAGGACTCTCTTAAAAGGGAACTGGATAGTATCCTCAATTCCTTTAACCTTGAAGGTCTCATCCTTACTACCCCCGGGACACCCGATGAGGTAGCCAAAGTAAAGGAAGCCGCTATCCAACTTGGTCTTTCATTACCGGATCTTCCTGGTAAAGTCGTTCTGGCTCTGGCTCAAGCAACCCTCTTGACCCTGGAATTGGTCCCGGTGAAAGGCTTTATCCTTACTGGCGGTGATACCGCTACCGCAGTGATGAAGGCCTTTGGAAGTAAAAGCTTGGACCTCTTCGCTGAAGTTTCACCTGGAGTACCCATTGGCAGGTTTGTAGGGGGAAAATATAACCACTACCCGGTTGTAACCAAGGCTGGTGGTTTTGGAGGAAAAGAGGTATTATGGGAAGCAGTTGGCAAGCTAAGAAACCTTTAAGTGGCCAAAAGAAACAGTTTTACACCACCCCAAATGTTGTAACTAGCGAAACGGCCAACTATCAACAATCAAGCCAAACCAAAGGCGAAGCCTGGCAGAAGGAAAGCTTAAACCCGTTTTCCCCACGCCCAGTATTGGCCATCACCATGGGCGACCCGGCGGGTATCGGCCCGGAGATAATCCTCAAAGCCCTTAGCCATCAGGAGATTTATGAAATTGCTTCTCCTCTAGTTATTGGTAGCTCGATAACTTTAAAAGAGGAGCTAAAAACCCTCCCGCAAAATTTTGGACAGCTGGAGATCAACGAAATTAAGGACCTGTCACAGGCCCGGTTCCAGTTCCCTTTTGTCAACGTTTTAGACCCTTCCCCATTGATTAACCCAATCGTCAAAGGAAGGGTTTCGGCAGAGGCGGGAGCCGCTGCCGTGGCCTACGTAACCTATGCTAGCCAGTTGGCTAAAGCAGGCCTTATCGCCGCTATTGTTACTGCCCCCCTCAATAAGCAGGCAATGCACCTGGCTGGTTACACCTATCCTGGCCATACTGAGCTATTAGCAAAGCTGTTTAACCGCGAGAAATATTGTATGGTCTTGGCCCACGAGGGACTCTTCGTTCTCCATGTTACCACTCACATTGCTGTAGGCGAAGTCCCCAAAGCCCTCTCCCGGGAAAAAGTTCTGGAACGAATACAGATCGCCTCTGCGCTGGCCAGAGCCCTGAATATGGAGAGTAAACCCATCGGTGTTGCTGGTCTTAATCCCCATGCGGGGGAAGGAGGCTTATTCGGTGATGAGGAAATCCGGATAATAAAGCCAGCTATCGAGGCCGCTAAAACTTTAGGGATCAATGTTACCGGCCCATGGCCGGCCGACTCTCTCTTCCCCAAAGCAAGGGCTGGAGAATTTAACTTTGTGGTGGCCATGTACCATGACCAGGGACACGTCCCATTTAAAACTCTTTACTTCGATGAAGGGGTCAATATTACAGTTGGTCTCCCTGTGGTTCGTACTTCCGTCGACCACGGAACAGCTTTCGACATTGCCGGGAAAGGAATCGCAAAAGAGAAAAGTCTGATGCAAGCTGTCAAGGTGGCAGCCCGTCTCGCTCCATCCTGGGAAGAAGTAAATCGCCACTTATACTATGGAGAATAGTTCTTCCCAACAAGGGCTGGCGCTCCCGACCAACAGTTGGAGGGAGCGCTTTTTCGTAAGGGCCTGATCGATTATAACAAAAGATATTCCTTAAGCCGACGCCACAATGTAGTTCGGCTTATCCCAAGTAGGCGAGCCGTTTCTTTTATATTCCCACCAGTCGCCTGATATACCTTAACGATGTGCTCCCGTTCCACTTCCCGGAGAGGTCGTATCCCTCTTAGGTTCTCGTTATAATTTCCTGGGCCGGAGAAGTATACAGGGAGTTGCCCAGTAGAATCATTTCTCTCAACAAAGTAATTATTTGGTGTTTTAATAGTTGGCAATTCTATCATCTGAGGTTTGATTTCAGATCCATTGCAAAGAAGAACGGCTCGTTCTATAATAGCCGCCAGCTCCCGAACATTTCCCGGGAAATCATAGGTCAGAAGGGCTTCCTGGGCCTCAGGAGCGATCCTGACAATGTCTTTGTTTAACTGACGCGCATATAGCCTAAGAAAATGAAACGCTAGAGGAATGATATCTTCTTTCCTCTCGCGCAAGGGTGGAATATGAAGGTTGAGTACGTTAAGCCGGTAGTAGAGATCCTGGCGGAATTTTCTCTCACGCACGAGAGAAAGTAAATCGCGATTGCTTGCCGCAATAATCCTTACATCTAGGCGAAACACCCGGTTTTCTCCTAGTTTCCGTACCTCACCCTCCTGGAGAAAACGAAGAATCATCCCTTGCACCTCAAGAGGCAGGTCTTGAATCTCATCGAGAAAAATAGTCCCCCCGTGTGCCGCTTCAAAGAGACCTATTCGTCCTTCTCTCCTCGCGCCAGTAAAGGCACCTCCAGAATACCCCATAAGTTCAGCAGCCAGGAGGCTCGGAGGAATAGCCCCACAGGCCACCGTTACGAAGGGGCCTTTCCTCCTCGAACTCGCCAGGTGTATGCTATGAGCTAAAAGTTCTTTGCCTGTACCTGTCTCCCCGGTTATAAGAATTGGGGAATCCGTGGCCGCGAAGATCCGTGCTCTTTCGATAACCTGCTCCATTATCTGGCTTGAATAAACAATATCCTCAAAACTAAAGCGTGCAACGGTTGGAACCTCCGGAGGGACACTAGATTTCTCTCTAGCCCTGATTTTAGGTACAAAATAAGAATAAGATCTATCCGCCAGTTCTTCCCTTGCTCTACCTGGTAGAGCCGCTCCCCCTTCGGCAATAGTCCCTGAAAATCCACGGGTTTCAGCCAGATATATGGCCATCTCTACTGCCTCTATGACAGCTCGGTCACTCGATCTTATTAACCTCGCTTTAAGTCCCAAACTCCGCGCTACTTTACTACCAATTGTATCCGTCAAGAAGAACTCTACTCCCCGCTTTGCTGCCTGGGTGATTAGCTCTTCTACCTTCTCTGGATCGTTAAAAACCACGTAGTCCAGTGGTAATTCGAGGAATCTCGCCAGACCACGATAGCTTCGGATCACATTCTCGAAACCTGCCAGAGCCATTTGACCATGATCCCGCCGCAAGCTAGAAAGCTCCTGAAGGAGGTCTTCGGCATCCACTTTAATTTCTATTATTGGTACCCTACCTCCCCTGACCAAATACTCTGTAAAAGCTTTTCTTATCAACTCAAACGTACCACCCCTACTTACAATAAATGCTACTCCATCCTCAACCAACTCACGGGCAATCTTCACCCCTTCAAAGAGATCACCTAACACAACTTCTAAGTTCCATTTCCTTCTCCTTTTTAAGTATTCAACAAGTTCCAATAGATCCTCGTATGGCGCAATCAGAGCCCCTTTCAATGCCATAATCTCTCTTAATCCCTCCTACTTCTTCAGTATTCTGTCGTCCAAATTGCTGAACCCCATTTTATACTCTAAGTTTCTTAAATAGTTCCACCCGCTTACAAATCCATAGTCGCTCAATATTATAACTTCAATTCCCTGCATAACAAGGTTTTGGAGTGGTCGGTACCCCAACATGCGGCCAGGTTAATTACAAAGTGCGGACAGATATTATGGTTTAAGCATATCCAACAAGGACTCTTTTATTAAAGGCTCAAAATCAAAATATCTTTCCCAAGTATTTTCTACAAAAGTTAATCTGGCTTCTTCATCCTTGGATACAACTACGATACCCTTGGTAACTTCATAACAGAAAGCTATCGAAGCTTTATTTAAAGCATGCACATCAACTGGTAGCTGTAACTTATGACTTAATTCCGCTGCTAACGTTAAGCTCAAATCTAGTTGTTCCTCAAGGGAAAGAGAGTTATCAAAATAAATAGCGATATCTATATCATGAATGGGCAGTTCTTCCAAAAAGGAACCATGTATATAGGCAAACTTTATATATAGTGGTGCTGTGCTAAGTGTTCCTTAATAATTTTTTTAATATTGTTCGCTTTTGTTTTGGAGTTTTTACCCAAACGTTTGGCCAACTCAAAATCTACTAAGTTTATTTTCATCCCTTCTTAATGGAAATAATGATAATCTCTTCTCCTGGCTTTGTTATAACACGTTAACAGATGACGGTCAATCACATTGGTAGTATTATTAGGAGGAGCAAAGTAAAATCGCTCTAGCTTGCAATCTTGCAAAGATACGTTCATAATGGTGGATAAGCGGTTGTTTATTAGGCCACATCACCAAAGGGGAGACTAGCTTTGTTCTTTCACCGCCCGATCTTCCGTCTCTGCCAGCCCCTAGGCCCCAACAGGCTCCTTTTGAGGCTGAAAGCCCCCCGCCGGGAAGGACAGCGCTGCTCAGTCATCTATGAAGACGGTGAGGAGTTCAAAGTTGCCCCTATGTATGTCTACGCCCGGACACCCCATTACCTATATTACCAGGCAGAAATAAACCTCTCTAAGCCTTGGCGCTGCCGGTACTTCTTCCAATGCCTAGCCAAAGATGAAGAACCTGTATATATTATGGCTCCTGGTAGTCAAAAGACCCTTCATGCCTTTAGCTTCTCTTGGACAGCCCAGGATATTTTTACAGTGCCTGACTGGATTTATGATGCCGTATCTTATCAAATATTTCCGGATCGCTTCTATAACGGCAATCCAGAGAATGATCCCCCTGGTACCCGACCCTGGCAGGAGGTTCCTACCCGGGATAGCTTCTTCGGCGGCGATCTTGACGGTATCTGGTTTAAGATCCCCTACCTTAAGTTTCTAGGCATTAATACCCTATGGCTTAACCCCATCTTTGCTTCCCCTTCCAATCATCGCTATAACACTACTGACTATTTTAAGGTAGATCCTGCTTTAGGGGATAACACTACTTTGCGCCGCCTGGTAGAATCTTTGCACGCAGCTGGGATACGCCTTATACTCGATGGAGTGTTTAACCATACGGGTACCGAATTCTTTGCCTTTAAGGATGTCCTCCTCCACGGCGCAGAGTCTCCCTATAAAGACTGGTACTATATCCAAAGCTTCCCTGTAAGAAGTGAACCCCAACCCAACTACGCCTGCTGGTGGAATATACCAAGCCTACCTAAATTAAAAGTGAGCAACCCGGAAGTGCGCGATTATCTTCTGGCGGTAGGAACTTACTGGCTACGGGAGGCTGGTATAGATGGCTGGCGCCTGGATGTGCCTAACGAAGTCGAGCCTTCTTTCTGGCGGGAGTTCCGGCAGCAAGTAAAGACCACTAACCCTAACGCTTATATTGTAGGCGAGATCTGGCATGATGCCCGTTTCTGGCTTAACGGCCGTTACTTCGATGGCGTGATGAATTATCTCTTTCGCGACCTGGTGCTAAACTTCTTTGCCCGCCGCCGGTTCCCCATTTCCACGCTGGATTTCCTTTTAGGGCTTATAAGGCTTCGCTACCCGGAAGCGGCCAACTTTGCTCTACTTAACCTCCTGGGAAGCCACGATACTGCCCGGGTGATCACAGCCTTCCAGGAAGGATTAAAAGAGCTGCCTGGTCATTCTGGGACTCTTTCCGAAGCTCTATCTCACCTGCGCCCGGCCTTG harbors:
- a CDS encoding 2-keto-3-deoxygluconate permease, coding for MRIVETIEKVPGGMMLIPLLLGSVVKTFFPGFLEYGSFTTALFKNGALPLIALLIVATGAQISLRQSKAVLVKTSVLLLAKTIIPGFLIIIYGYIFGKAGILGFSLLAVLVAFINSNGGLWLALAARYGDSNDQGAYIASALNDGPFFTLLFLGLSGLGSIPWKYIVAAIIPFLVGFIWGNLDKKFAEMMKPTARITIPFFSFSLGAGIDLRSLFVGGFTGIIIGVAVTIITGTLGYLSYRYLLREKSAIGFAIGTTAGNSVATPAIVADADPSFKPFLAVATPQVAASVLVTAILVPIFTHYLDRRLRAS
- a CDS encoding four-carbon acid sugar kinase family protein; amino-acid sequence: MSLLAVIADDLTGAGDTGIQFANTGFKTRVFLQWTDVEPTNDVEVIVLNTDSRAVNETEAYTRVQKASRRLKELGVTGIYKKIDSTLRGNIGQEIDALLNEFDFDLALISPSFPANGRTVVGGYLLVNGELVSRTALAHDPVFPVRESYIPALLSNQSRYQVGHLPLSLVSQGSEAIASFLREAREKKIKIVVADAISDQDLTSLVVGASLSGVNLFYVGSAGLALPVARSWATSYRQRSKQLMLLVCGSVNPRSREQIDVVAQKAGWKIITINPISYLRDESSWQDSLKRELDSILNSFNLEGLILTTPGTPDEVAKVKEAAIQLGLSLPDLPGKVVLALAQATLLTLELVPVKGFILTGGDTATAVMKAFGSKSLDLFAEVSPGVPIGRFVGGKYNHYPVVTKAGGFGGKEVLWEAVGKLRNL
- the pdxA gene encoding 4-hydroxythreonine-4-phosphate dehydrogenase PdxA; the protein is MGSSWQAKKPLSGQKKQFYTTPNVVTSETANYQQSSQTKGEAWQKESLNPFSPRPVLAITMGDPAGIGPEIILKALSHQEIYEIASPLVIGSSITLKEELKTLPQNFGQLEINEIKDLSQARFQFPFVNVLDPSPLINPIVKGRVSAEAGAAAVAYVTYASQLAKAGLIAAIVTAPLNKQAMHLAGYTYPGHTELLAKLFNREKYCMVLAHEGLFVLHVTTHIAVGEVPKALSREKVLERIQIASALARALNMESKPIGVAGLNPHAGEGGLFGDEEIRIIKPAIEAAKTLGINVTGPWPADSLFPKARAGEFNFVVAMYHDQGHVPFKTLYFDEGVNITVGLPVVRTSVDHGTAFDIAGKGIAKEKSLMQAVKVAARLAPSWEEVNRHLYYGE
- a CDS encoding sigma-54-dependent Fis family transcriptional regulator, which translates into the protein MALKGALIAPYEDLLELVEYLKRRRKWNLEVVLGDLFEGVKIARELVEDGVAFIVSRGGTFELIRKAFTEYLVRGGRVPIIEIKVDAEDLLQELSSLRRDHGQMALAGFENVIRSYRGLARFLELPLDYVVFNDPEKVEELITQAAKRGVEFFLTDTIGSKVARSLGLKARLIRSSDRAVIEAVEMAIYLAETRGFSGTIAEGGAALPGRAREELADRSYSYFVPKIRAREKSSVPPEVPTVARFSFEDIVYSSQIMEQVIERARIFAATDSPILITGETGTGKELLAHSIHLASSRRKGPFVTVACGAIPPSLLAAELMGYSGGAFTGARREGRIGLFEAAHGGTIFLDEIQDLPLEVQGMILRFLQEGEVRKLGENRVFRLDVRIIAASNRDLLSLVRERKFRQDLYYRLNVLNLHIPPLRERKEDIIPLAFHFLRLYARQLNKDIVRIAPEAQEALLTYDFPGNVRELAAIIERAVLLCNGSEIKPQMIELPTIKTPNNYFVERNDSTGQLPVYFSGPGNYNENLRGIRPLREVEREHIVKVYQATGGNIKETARLLGISRTTLWRRLKEYLLL
- a CDS encoding nucleotidyltransferase domain-containing protein; this translates as MKFAYIHGSFLEELPIHDIDIAIYFDNSLSLEEQLDLSLTLAAELSHKLQLPVDVHALNKASIAFCYEVTKGIVVVSKDEEARLTFVENTWERYFDFEPLIKESLLDMLKP
- a CDS encoding alpha amylase N-terminal ig-like domain-containing protein encodes the protein MFFHRPIFRLCQPLGPNRLLLRLKAPRREGQRCSVIYEDGEEFKVAPMYVYARTPHYLYYQAEINLSKPWRCRYFFQCLAKDEEPVYIMAPGSQKTLHAFSFSWTAQDIFTVPDWIYDAVSYQIFPDRFYNGNPENDPPGTRPWQEVPTRDSFFGGDLDGIWFKIPYLKFLGINTLWLNPIFASPSNHRYNTTDYFKVDPALGDNTTLRRLVESLHAAGIRLILDGVFNHTGTEFFAFKDVLLHGAESPYKDWYYIQSFPVRSEPQPNYACWWNIPSLPKLKVSNPEVRDYLLAVGTYWLREAGIDGWRLDVPNEVEPSFWREFRQQVKTTNPNAYIVGEIWHDARFWLNGRYFDGVMNYLFRDLVLNFFARRRFPISTLDFLLGLIRLRYPEAANFALLNLLGSHDTARVITAFQEGLKELPGHSGTLSEALSHLRPALILQFTYVGAPLIFYGDEVGLTGGPDPDCRRTMPWDPKAWNQDLLSLYRQLISLRHQLPPLRRGFFQPLLTDDTAEVYAYARRLGDDKVIVVLNASDLPQTVILASEELELTEGEIWQEGLSGRSFEVEKGQLIIPLEANSGAILWK